Within Pirellulales bacterium, the genomic segment CGTTCTTCTATTCGCTGCCGGCGGGAATCGGTTTCCTGATCGGCAGCAACCTGTATGCCTTGGTCTCGGCGTATTCGCATCAATTGCAGCATGAGAATCCCACCGCATGCTTCTGGATGTCGATGCCGACGCACTACGTTCATCACAAGTTCAACATGTGGCATTACAACTTCGGGATGACCTTCGATTTCTGGGACCGCGTGTTCCGGACCTATAAGCCCGTCGATTGGCGCGAGAGTGTTCAGCCCCAGCCGGCGAGCCGAAGCAAATTCAGTGTCCGCTGGTGGTGAAAGTAGGGATTGGGGATTGGGGGCTGGGGACTGGTGTAC encodes:
- a CDS encoding sterol desaturase family protein, whose product is MDNKALVTGSLFFVGSLVFSSFVEYWAHRVLHQWRAVGKVHREHHARNEGQGVLWEYLDYVKPSFVLMIPPFFYSLPAGIGFLIGSNLYALVSAYSHQLQHENPTACFWMSMPTHYVHHKFNMWHYNFGMTFDFWDRVFRTYKPVDWRESVQPQPASRSKFSVRWW